A genome region from Bacteroidota bacterium includes the following:
- a CDS encoding T9SS type A sorting domain-containing protein — translation MKLILFFLFSFFSIKGCLLSQTTFNKTIDFANGDEVGWSLVEQDDGYILIGGGWGIEIGDYFDQKLKFAKTDLEGNILWTNFIGEPSIHLFCGPQSGIVTQDENIVFCGSKLSAITYSAILVKFNPNTGDTIFLKEFDFDDDLKGLQVMELSDGNLIILATDDNDIYGSILIKTTADGEFIWQKPYGNSNEIASTSFDIKNDTIYLVSRNLFCTPEGYKIRSIDIDGEIIQELLFDEDCPSMGFLSNQGGYYGVGANFPVPPYQSFVYRTDIDGNIQWHYNTSFDLDTLEYEDLFPELIRELPNGDLIVGGYFASNYLGTYFGLISKINTNGEPYWERIYISSIDVYDDSRLLDMEIGSAGEIVLLGSGFSEIGIENQNFWLLKLDSLGCLVPGCDSMDVQTFDITIDNDQISVYPTPSNGYVTISTQLTQSGLFLIELINISNQTVFRKEDVYIAEGKFETTIHLEDLPSGMYLITLTSAEFKTSLKMMKK, via the coding sequence ATGAAGTTAATTTTATTCTTTTTATTTTCATTTTTTTCAATTAAAGGTTGTCTGCTTAGTCAGACAACCTTTAATAAAACTATTGATTTTGCTAATGGGGATGAAGTTGGCTGGTCATTAGTAGAGCAAGATGATGGGTATATATTGATTGGAGGAGGATGGGGAATTGAAATTGGCGATTATTTTGACCAAAAACTTAAATTTGCAAAAACGGATTTAGAGGGAAATATCTTATGGACAAATTTTATCGGTGAGCCTTCCATACATCTTTTTTGCGGTCCACAATCCGGCATAGTAACCCAGGACGAAAACATTGTATTTTGTGGCAGTAAATTATCAGCAATAACATATTCTGCCATTCTTGTAAAATTTAATCCAAACACCGGAGATACAATATTTTTAAAGGAATTTGATTTTGATGATGACCTAAAAGGACTTCAGGTAATGGAGTTAAGCGATGGAAATTTGATAATTTTAGCTACAGATGATAACGATATATATGGCAGTATACTAATTAAAACAACTGCCGATGGTGAATTTATTTGGCAAAAACCCTATGGAAATTCAAATGAAATTGCCTCAACAAGTTTTGATATTAAAAATGATACCATATACTTAGTAAGTAGAAACCTCTTTTGCACACCAGAAGGATATAAGATTAGGTCAATAGATATTGATGGCGAAATAATCCAAGAACTCCTATTTGATGAGGATTGTCCTAGTATGGGATTTTTATCCAATCAAGGAGGATACTATGGAGTTGGAGCCAATTTCCCAGTCCCACCCTATCAATCATTTGTTTATCGAACCGATATTGATGGCAACATTCAGTGGCACTACAACACAAGTTTTGATTTGGATACATTAGAATATGAGGATTTATTCCCGGAACTTATTCGTGAATTGCCAAATGGTGACTTAATTGTCGGTGGTTATTTTGCCTCAAACTATCTTGGGACTTATTTTGGTTTAATTAGTAAAATAAATACGAATGGGGAACCATATTGGGAAAGGATTTATATTTCATCCATAGATGTTTATGACGATAGTCGTTTATTAGATATGGAAATTGGTAGTGCAGGTGAAATTGTTTTACTTGGATCAGGCTTTAGTGAAATTGGAATAGAAAATCAAAACTTTTGGTTGTTGAAGCTTGATAGTTTAGGATGTTTAGTTCCAGGTTGTGATTCAATGGATGTTCAAACCTTTGATATAACAATTGATAACGATCAAATTTCAGTCTATCCAACTCCATCGAATGGATATGTCACAATTTCGACACAATTGACACAAAGCGGACTATTTTTAATCGAATTAATAAATATTTCCAATCAGACTGTATTTAGAAAAGAAGATGTTTATATCGCCGAGGGAAAATTTGAAACAACAATACATCTAGAAGATTTGCCTTCCGGGATGTATTTAATTACTTTAACAAGTGCTGAATTTAAAACATCGCTTAAAATGATGAAGAAATGA
- a CDS encoding ORF6N domain-containing protein produces MFQLNEQEVELMVSQNAIPSKKQLGGTLPYAFTEHGILMLANVLKSERAIKVSIKIIELFVKLREFFVSHAELKLELERIKLKIENQDKNIEVVFSYIDELMKQKKQPRTQIGFQLPEKIKK; encoded by the coding sequence ATGTTCCAATTAAATGAACAGGAGGTTGAACTTATGGTATCGCAAAATGCGATACCATCCAAAAAACAATTAGGAGGAACATTGCCATATGCATTTACCGAGCATGGCATATTAATGTTAGCCAATGTTTTAAAAAGTGAAAGAGCAATAAAGGTTAGTATCAAAATAATTGAATTGTTTGTGAAGCTACGTGAATTCTTTGTATCACATGCTGAACTAAAATTGGAATTAGAACGAATCAAACTTAAAATTGAAAATCAGGATAAAAACATTGAAGTTGTTTTCAGTTATATTGACGAATTAATGAAACAAAAAAAACAGCCCCGAACACAAATTGGATTTCAGCTTCCTGAAAAAATAAAGAAATAA
- a CDS encoding NifU family protein gives MTTNMTSIMEQVEISLDTIRPYLKQDGGDIQVVEITDDLVVKVKLLGACENCPMSFMTMKAGVEASIKKAIPEIKGIETVA, from the coding sequence ATGACAACGAATATGACATCTATCATGGAGCAGGTTGAAATTTCGCTCGACACCATTCGTCCTTATCTCAAACAGGATGGCGGTGATATTCAAGTGGTAGAAATTACCGACGATTTAGTTGTAAAAGTAAAACTGCTGGGCGCCTGCGAAAACTGCCCAATGAGTTTCATGACCATGAAAGCCGGTGTCGAAGCAAGTATCAAAAAAGCAATACCGGAGATTAAGGGAATTGAAACGGTAGCTTGA
- a CDS encoding Mrp/NBP35 family ATP-binding protein has translation MEITEKRILDALRNVDDPDLHKDIVTLGMVKNIQIEGKKVSFTVELTTPACPMKEEIHRACMNAVKHLVDKEAIVDINMSARVSSVRGNNEVLLPGVKNIIAVCSGKGGVGKSTVSVNLALGLSKTGAKVGIMDADIYGPSIPLMLGLKDAKPKIVEQNGKAMMIPLEAYGLKSLSIGYLVDETQAVVWRGPMVSSALRQFVTDCIWGELDYLIIDLPPGTGDVHLTLVQTVPITGAIIVTTPQEVALADARKAASMFNLPNINVPIIGVVENMAYFTPAELPENKYYIFGKGGGDLLAKEYMVPLLGQLPLVQSIREGGDSGKPAILDDSNPILQAAFDEVINNTARFISIRNDEKAATKVVEITRG, from the coding sequence ATGGAAATCACCGAAAAAAGGATTTTAGACGCGCTGCGGAATGTAGATGATCCGGACCTGCACAAAGATATTGTAACCCTTGGAATGGTTAAAAACATTCAGATTGAGGGCAAAAAAGTAAGTTTTACCGTTGAACTTACCACCCCTGCATGTCCCATGAAGGAAGAAATTCACCGCGCCTGCATGAATGCCGTAAAACATCTTGTGGATAAAGAAGCGATTGTGGATATCAATATGAGCGCCCGGGTATCGTCGGTACGGGGCAATAATGAGGTTTTGCTGCCGGGTGTTAAAAATATTATTGCCGTTTGCTCGGGAAAAGGTGGTGTTGGAAAGTCTACCGTTTCGGTCAATCTGGCACTTGGCTTGTCTAAAACGGGGGCCAAAGTGGGCATTATGGACGCCGATATTTACGGTCCGAGTATACCCCTCATGTTGGGCCTTAAAGACGCTAAACCGAAAATTGTAGAGCAAAACGGTAAGGCTATGATGATACCGCTTGAGGCTTATGGCCTTAAATCGCTTTCTATTGGCTATCTGGTCGACGAAACCCAGGCGGTGGTATGGAGAGGCCCAATGGTGAGCAGCGCTTTACGTCAGTTTGTCACAGATTGTATTTGGGGCGAATTAGATTACCTCATCATCGACCTGCCTCCGGGAACGGGCGATGTGCATCTAACGCTGGTGCAAACGGTGCCAATTACGGGAGCTATTATAGTTACCACGCCTCAGGAAGTAGCATTGGCCGATGCGCGAAAAGCGGCAAGTATGTTTAACTTGCCGAATATAAATGTGCCGATAATCGGTGTGGTTGAAAACATGGCGTATTTCACACCTGCTGAGTTACCGGAGAACAAATATTACATTTTCGGAAAAGGCGGTGGCGATTTGCTGGCGAAGGAATATATGGTGCCATTGTTAGGGCAATTGCCGCTGGTTCAAAGTATTCGCGAAGGCGGAGATAGTGGTAAGCCGGCAATTTTGGACGATAGTAATCCGATTTTACAGGCAGCTTTCGACGAGGTGATTAATAATACAGCGCGGTTTATTTCGATACGCAACGATGAAAAAGCTGCCACCAAGGTGGTGGAAATCACAAGAGGGTAA
- the topA gene encoding type I DNA topoisomerase: MAKNLMIVESPAKAKTIEKFLGKDFVVKSCYGHIRDLEKANFGIDFEKNYEPKYVISPDKEALVKELKKLAKSAEEIWLATDEDREGEAISWHLCEVLGLNAKNAKRIVFHEITKKAIQDAVAKPRFINIDLVDAQQARRILDRIVGFELSPLLWRKINMKTSLSAGRVQSVAVRVLVERELEINAFKSASSYKITANFIVKDENGKEYTLKADLPEKLEQEGDAEKFVNDCNGAKFAVANIAVKPAKRTPSAPFTTSTLQQEASTKLGFSVARTMMIAQKLYEEGHITYMRTDSVNLGEQAIEAVKAEIVKNYGDKYSNPRKFKTKSAGAQEAHEAIRPTYMENHEVEADFDEKRLYKLIWKRTMASQMADAELEKTVVDIDISSRKENLVAKGEIIKFDGFLKVYTEALEDVKDEDATLLPPLKIGQDLALTEMTGAQKFSKPGARYTEASLVKKLEELGIGRPSTYAPTISTIQKREYVEKKDKEGVERSFIQYTLKDGKVQKQTLTETYGAERMKLFPTDLGMLVTDFLITNFPQILDYNFTANVEEQFDEIAVGKIDWHKMIDDFYKPFHAHMEVTTKTAQKITGERYLGLHPNGEPLKVMMGKYGAMVVMGETLDPKELKNNPDAKKPKFAGLLKTQNMAELTLEDAIKLFELPKTIGTYREDDVVVGIGRFGPYVRNMKKFYSIPKGTEAASITLEEAIELILVKDEKDANKLIHDFPEHEVQVLNGQYGAYIKKGKENYKIPKDKVAKDLTLDDVLDIIKNTDPSVKGKKRFAKKKA; this comes from the coding sequence ATGGCAAAAAATTTAATGATTGTGGAGTCGCCTGCGAAGGCAAAAACTATTGAAAAATTTCTTGGGAAAGATTTTGTGGTGAAGAGTTGTTATGGCCATATCCGCGACCTGGAGAAGGCAAATTTTGGTATCGATTTTGAAAAAAATTATGAGCCGAAATATGTGATTTCGCCCGATAAGGAAGCCCTGGTTAAGGAATTGAAGAAGCTCGCGAAAAGTGCTGAAGAAATTTGGTTAGCAACGGATGAGGACCGCGAAGGAGAAGCCATTTCCTGGCATTTATGTGAGGTTTTGGGCTTAAATGCTAAAAATGCGAAACGTATTGTTTTCCACGAAATCACTAAAAAAGCCATTCAGGATGCGGTGGCAAAACCACGTTTCATAAATATCGATTTAGTTGATGCGCAGCAGGCACGCAGAATTTTAGACCGCATAGTAGGTTTCGAATTGTCGCCACTGCTTTGGCGCAAAATCAATATGAAAACTTCCTTGTCTGCGGGACGCGTGCAAAGTGTTGCTGTGCGGGTTTTGGTGGAACGTGAACTGGAAATAAATGCTTTTAAATCGGCATCGTCGTATAAAATAACTGCCAATTTTATTGTAAAAGATGAAAATGGTAAAGAATACACGCTAAAAGCCGATTTACCTGAAAAATTGGAGCAGGAAGGTGATGCAGAAAAATTTGTAAACGATTGTAACGGAGCAAAATTTGCGGTTGCCAATATTGCGGTTAAACCGGCAAAAAGAACACCTTCAGCACCATTTACCACTTCTACATTACAACAGGAAGCCTCAACGAAACTCGGATTTTCGGTTGCCCGAACCATGATGATTGCCCAAAAATTATACGAAGAAGGGCATATCACTTATATGAGAACGGATTCGGTAAATTTAGGTGAACAGGCAATTGAAGCGGTGAAAGCTGAAATTGTAAAAAATTACGGGGATAAATATTCTAATCCGCGCAAATTCAAAACAAAATCGGCAGGCGCTCAGGAAGCCCACGAAGCCATTCGCCCAACGTACATGGAAAATCATGAAGTGGAAGCCGATTTCGATGAAAAACGTTTGTATAAACTCATCTGGAAACGCACCATGGCCTCCCAAATGGCCGATGCGGAACTGGAAAAAACAGTAGTAGATATCGACATTTCATCACGCAAAGAAAATCTGGTTGCAAAAGGTGAGATTATTAAATTCGACGGATTTTTAAAAGTATATACCGAAGCGCTTGAAGATGTTAAAGATGAAGATGCTACATTATTACCACCATTAAAAATTGGTCAGGATTTAGCATTAACTGAAATGACCGGCGCACAAAAATTTTCTAAACCGGGTGCACGATATACGGAAGCAAGTCTGGTAAAAAAATTGGAAGAATTAGGTATTGGCCGACCTTCTACTTATGCACCAACAATTTCTACCATTCAGAAAAGAGAATACGTAGAGAAAAAAGATAAAGAAGGTGTGGAACGTTCGTTTATTCAGTACACCTTAAAAGATGGTAAAGTGCAAAAACAAACACTTACCGAAACGTATGGTGCTGAACGCATGAAATTATTTCCTACCGACTTAGGTATGCTGGTTACCGATTTTTTAATTACCAATTTCCCGCAAATTCTAGATTATAATTTCACCGCAAATGTGGAAGAACAATTTGATGAAATTGCAGTTGGTAAAATCGACTGGCATAAAATGATCGATGATTTTTACAAGCCATTTCATGCCCACATGGAAGTAACCACCAAAACAGCTCAAAAGATAACAGGAGAGCGGTATTTGGGCTTACATCCAAACGGTGAACCACTGAAAGTGATGATGGGAAAATACGGTGCCATGGTGGTAATGGGAGAGACGCTGGATCCAAAAGAATTAAAGAATAATCCCGACGCCAAAAAACCAAAATTTGCCGGTTTACTCAAAACACAAAACATGGCAGAATTAACTTTGGAAGATGCCATTAAATTATTTGAGTTGCCAAAAACAATTGGCACTTATCGCGAAGATGATGTAGTGGTTGGCATTGGTCGATTTGGCCCATATGTGCGCAATATGAAAAAGTTTTATTCTATACCAAAAGGTACGGAAGCAGCAAGTATCACTTTAGAAGAAGCTATTGAATTAATTTTGGTGAAAGATGAAAAAGATGCGAATAAACTGATTCACGATTTTCCTGAACATGAAGTGCAGGTGTTGAACGGACAATACGGTGCATATATTAAAAAGGGAAAAGAAAATTATAAAATTCCAAAAGATAAAGTGGCTAAAGATTTAACGCTTGATGATGTTTTGGATATTATAAAAAATACAGACCCTTCAGTAAAAGGAAAAAAACGTTTCGCAAAGAAAAAAGCATAA
- a CDS encoding transglutaminase family protein: MSNESEIAALIALLDDNDQEVFDHVSARLIALGPMVIEKLEDAYTTIPNPVMQERIEELIHHIQFLRVEQDLQIWAANDNNELLKGLLIVTRHQYPELDEDKLLKTISRIQKDIWIGINNYLSPLEQMNVVNQTLFSHYQFLGLNNDDDEMRYMYLNIVVDAFKGNHFSIGLLYLSLCQQLDLPVYGVCLSSHFILARTREFISDFDDREAAKNEVLFYINPYNKGLAFSEKEINIFLNKIGAQPNDKYFAPASNKQVLLEYVQYLIQLIKKPADQYKADDLRRLEDILAA, encoded by the coding sequence GTGAGTAATGAGAGTGAAATAGCGGCGTTGATTGCATTGTTAGACGACAATGATCAGGAAGTGTTTGACCACGTATCTGCAAGGTTAATTGCGCTGGGGCCAATGGTGATAGAGAAGCTGGAAGATGCTTATACTACCATTCCGAACCCTGTTATGCAGGAGCGCATCGAAGAATTAATTCATCACATACAATTTTTACGCGTAGAACAGGATTTACAAATTTGGGCTGCCAACGATAATAATGAATTATTAAAAGGATTATTAATTGTAACGCGTCACCAGTATCCTGAATTAGATGAAGATAAATTATTAAAAACTATTTCGCGTATTCAAAAAGATATCTGGATTGGCATAAATAATTATCTCTCGCCACTGGAACAAATGAATGTGGTAAATCAAACCTTGTTTTCACATTATCAGTTTCTCGGATTAAATAATGATGATGATGAGATGCGTTACATGTATCTCAATATTGTGGTGGATGCCTTTAAGGGCAACCATTTCAGCATTGGGTTATTGTATTTGAGTTTATGTCAGCAGTTGGATTTACCTGTATATGGTGTATGCCTAAGTTCACATTTTATTTTAGCCCGCACCCGCGAATTTATTTCCGATTTCGACGACCGTGAGGCAGCAAAAAATGAAGTGTTGTTTTATATTAATCCTTATAACAAAGGGTTAGCATTCAGCGAAAAAGAAATTAATATTTTTCTCAATAAAATTGGCGCTCAGCCAAACGATAAATATTTTGCACCGGCATCGAACAAACAGGTTTTGCTGGAATATGTGCAATATTTAATTCAACTGATTAAAAAACCTGCCGACCAGTATAAAGCTGATGATTTAAGAAGGCTGGAAGATATTTTAGCAGCATAA
- a CDS encoding TonB family protein, protein MLINQAAEIFTARMINNFSPKFVKKATMQKFCFTLGFILITYISTAQTSQTTYYKDENLKKEVPEEKAVYKKTITQSEDGTITVEAINIIKQEVIFFEATKNSEQVGVWINPKREHKVLNYDFQLIYSKDTCINTTPKMADYFKDNDSLQYKAPKITSGEQSIFQYIGSHTYYPRLARDNGIEGTIYLTLIVDDKGKVSSVSVNRGIQVTLDKEAARVLNSLTFDGPATLIGVPVGFCCVIPIKFMMS, encoded by the coding sequence ATGCTGATAAACCAAGCAGCTGAAATTTTCACGGCTAGAATGATTAATAATTTTTCTCCTAAATTTGTAAAAAAAGCAACCATGCAAAAATTTTGTTTTACACTTGGGTTTATCCTAATTACATATATATCCACTGCTCAAACAAGTCAGACAACTTATTACAAAGATGAAAATTTGAAAAAAGAAGTGCCTGAAGAAAAGGCAGTTTATAAAAAAACAATTACACAATCCGAAGACGGAACAATTACTGTTGAAGCAATTAATATCATTAAACAGGAAGTGATTTTTTTTGAGGCGACTAAAAATAGTGAACAAGTTGGTGTATGGATTAATCCTAAAAGAGAACACAAAGTGCTCAATTATGATTTTCAGTTAATTTATAGCAAAGACACTTGTATTAACACAACGCCTAAAATGGCTGATTATTTTAAAGATAATGACTCGCTGCAATACAAGGCACCAAAAATAACAAGCGGCGAGCAATCTATTTTTCAATATATAGGTAGCCATACCTACTACCCGCGGTTGGCCCGTGACAATGGAATTGAAGGTACAATATACCTAACGTTGATCGTTGATGATAAAGGCAAAGTTTCTAGTGTCAGCGTGAACCGCGGTATACAAGTCACGCTGGATAAAGAAGCTGCTAGAGTGCTTAATTCATTAACTTTCGACGGACCTGCTACACTAATCGGTGTGCCCGTTGGATTTTGTTGTGTTATACCTATAAAATTTATGATGAGCTGA